In Nostoc piscinale CENA21, the genomic stretch TTTATATCGACTTAGCTATTGGCTAACATATATTTTGCTTCAGCCCATACATCTTGTTTGCATTGATGAGCGCACAAATAACTTGTATATTTTGGCTGGAAACGCTGAAAATCTAGAGTTCCAGATTACACCAAACGGTGAGGTGTTTTGATGAGTCAGGTTAACTATGCTGCTATGTCTGATGAAGAATTGAGACGATACTTTCTACAACATCGTGATGACAAGCTGGCATTTCGGGCTTATCTTGATAGATTAAATGAGCATCCACACAAGATAATTACGACTGTAGACGATCCTGATTTTGATGCCAAAATTCAAGCAGCAATTATGGAGAAAATGCAAGCCGCAGATAATAACGGCGACGCAAAAGCTTAAGTTCAGTTTAGCTTTTGCAAGTCCGGTTATGAGGGATATGAATGACTTTTCAAATAACCTCTCAATCATTTTTGTGTCTTAGATATTGAGTCAGCAATCTAAAACAGTGGTCGTCGTTAACTCCTGGCAGCTTTTCTTGTAATGCGGCATAAGCATCTTGAGTCAGAAGGATGGGGTAGCCTATTTCAAAATCATCAGTGTCTGATGATATGATTTCACTTAATTGACCTACAACTCTCAAAATTGTTTCGCTAACAATTTTTGTATCTAGTGAACCCACTAGTCGCTCTAATTCTCTCTTGGTTGATTCTGTTAACCAAACTCTGATTAAACCAGTATTCAAAACTTCTCCAATCACAGTGAAGATGTAAAGATTGGGATCAATTGGAGATGGAATATCAAAGTAAGGTTGAATTTTAGCACCTGCTGATGTTGTGACAGAATATCTTTTCTTGCCAGTTTCTCTTTCATAAATCCATAAATTTTGACTTTGTTTCCTGGAACCGCCACCTGAAGGTTTCCATTCTGCATAGTAATCATCTGGATTAGGAATGAGCATTTCTTCTTCAAAATATAAAAACTGTCGTAAGCTTTCTTGCCACAGCAACCATCCAGTTCTCATATCAGGAATACCAGAAGATTGAGCTTGCTGACTCACTTTATTTCTCCGTTGATTGATCAGTTCACCATATTGTGTTAGGACATTACGCATAACTTGATTTGGATCTTGATCATCGACTGGAATTCGGATTGAGCGCGTAGCTGCGGGGTGCATTAAAGTTGTACCACAAGCATCTCTTAAATCAGGTTTTGATCGATAGCAAAGCATCTTATGTTCTACGCCCAGAAGATCATACATCACATCAATATTTAAATTAGACCACCCAGCCTTGGGGATTCCTTTTGCACGACAGTAAACATCTGCCCAATCTCCCTCTTCAAACTTTCGCCCCATCATATAAGCTACTTTAATAGCAAGATATGTCTGAGCATCTTCATATTCTTTTTGGGTAAAGGCTGGTAGTGTTCGAGGTCTGTGCATCTGTGTATTCTCTAACTTAATTTTATCGACGAGTTCTCGAAATGATTCAAAATTAATCGAAATTAAGCTATCTTTGATAGCTGTAGCTAACCACTTAGAATATAATCGTCGATAATCAAACTCAGGTTGACGTGCAACATGGAGAAAGCTTTTAGTAAAACTTTTTTTCTTGAGCCAAATATTTTTTGATAAATTTAATTATATTTTGCTGTACTATCTGGTCATTATTTTGATTTATCTGTATGTTTTTTTGTGGATATAATTGAATATTGTCAATTTTTTGACAATGCAATATTAAATCGTAGCCCACAGCATTATCTGACACAAACATCTTAAATGTGCCATGCTTTTTATCGAAAATTTGAGTTCCTTTAATTTCAAAACCTGCATCTGCTAAAGCTTTTTGAATTACCATCCATACTTTTTCCGATGAGTTATGAAATGCAACAGTTAACCAACTCTTATCTTTCAGTACTCGTTTAATCTCCATAAAAGCTTTAGTGAGAAGATTCTGATAATCTTCATAACTTTTACCTTGAACAGAATTGACGATCGCCTCTTCTGTATTATCCGTCCATTGTTGCAGCCAACTTTCCCAAATAAGATTCATTTCCGAATAATTAATGTTCGATCCAAACGGAGGGTCTGTGAACACATAATCAATAGATTTATTCGGTAATTGGCTAAGGCTACAGGCAGACTGGGTACTGACTTGAACAGTGCGAGGAATGTGAGCAGATTCTCGAAAATACCAACTAATTGTTGCAGCTTTTCTTTGAAAAGTTTGAAAAACATTTTGCTCATTCATGATAGTTGGGACATTAAAGTTAGCCGTATTACCACTACCACCCCAAAATCGAAACTCACTAAAAACTGTTACACGTTGGTATAAAGATGTTAATGTAAACAAAAGCTTTTCTCGAATTTCTTTATCTGGCCAATTAGATGCTTCATTCCAGAGAAATGCCATTGCATATAAAGCTCTATGGGTATAGCATTGGTCGATTGTATTAATACCAGCAGAGATGGGTTGACGGGTATTTACTCCGACTGGAATCTTATTTTGTGGGAACCAAAGATTTTCGGGAATTAATGAACTTTCTATTGAATCAATAAGATGATGATCAAAAGAGTCCAAAGGCACGCAACTTTCTTTTAGGCGATGTCCGCAACATTTGTAACCAATAGCTACAGGGTAACGTTGAGTTCGTTTGAGATTACGTTTTTTAAGTAAGGAATTACAGTGAGGACAGTTGAATTCTTTTTTGATTTTACTTTCTTTAACAGAAGGTTTCTCATCACGTCCAACATCCCAAAAAATAAATTCTTGCTGACAATGATTACAAATTAATCCGTAGCTCCAAACAGTATACAAAACATTTGCTTCTGAACCGCATTCTCGACAGTGAGTGGTATATAGCTTTTTTTTGTAATTGTGCTGCACGATTTAAAAGAGTGTTAACCGCATTGAGATAACGACCAGGATCAATAGGAGTATTAATGTTATAAGCAATAAAAGCTGCTGCTGGCGATAGATCAGATAATAAAGCTTTGCGTCCGAGTTCTGTTGCTGCTACTCCAGTCATACCTGAACCACAAAAAGGATCTAAGACGACATCGCCAGGATTTGTATAATGTTCAATTAAAGGTTTAATTCCTTGTGGTGGAACTTTAGTATGATA encodes the following:
- a CDS encoding DNA methyltransferase, with the translated sequence MENSQINLELTNYHHNANFSFILNPHFSELINLNKQPKTIDEPFSKDITAGKNSYVYDAHTYHTKVPPQGIKPLIEHYTNPGDVVLDPFCGSGMTGVAATELGRKALLSDLSPAAAFIAYNINTPIDPGRYLNAVNTLLNRAAQLQKKAIYHSLSRMRFRSKCFVYCLELRINL
- a CDS encoding DUF6888 family protein yields the protein MPTDTQLRGLYRLSYWLTYILLQPIHLVCIDERTNNLYILAGNAENLEFQITPNGEVF
- a CDS encoding DUF6887 family protein — protein: MSQVNYAAMSDEELRRYFLQHRDDKLAFRAYLDRLNEHPHKIITTVDDPDFDAKIQAAIMEKMQAADNNGDAKA
- a CDS encoding site-specific DNA-methyltransferase; protein product: MYTVWSYGLICNHCQQEFIFWDVGRDEKPSVKESKIKKEFNCPHCNSLLKKRNLKRTQRYPVAIGYKCCGHRLKESCVPLDSFDHHLIDSIESSLIPENLWFPQNKIPVGVNTRQPISAGINTIDQCYTHRALYAMAFLWNEASNWPDKEIREKLLFTLTSLYQRVTVFSEFRFWGGSGNTANFNVPTIMNEQNVFQTFQRKAATISWYFRESAHIPRTVQVSTQSACSLSQLPNKSIDYVFTDPPFGSNINYSEMNLIWESWLQQWTDNTEEAIVNSVQGKSYEDYQNLLTKAFMEIKRVLKDKSWLTVAFHNSSEKVWMVIQKALADAGFEIKGTQIFDKKHGTFKMFVSDNAVGYDLILHCQKIDNIQLYPQKNIQINQNNDQIVQQNIIKFIKKYLAQEKKFY